In Meleagris gallopavo isolate NT-WF06-2002-E0010 breed Aviagen turkey brand Nicholas breeding stock chromosome 5, Turkey_5.1, whole genome shotgun sequence, a single window of DNA contains:
- the SERPINA1 gene encoding alpha-1-antitrypsin, which produces MKTTLYLCLLLVGLQVQALPKPNLGNEHKHKNEQPHSLGDHSHVESENSAHMKITPRNAEFAFRFYKQVTEEGGNKNIFFSPLSLSTAFAMLSLGARSNTLSQLYKCLSFNLTEMEEQEIHEGFQDLLQLLNDPHREIQLNMGNTLFIDERLKLQQKFLDDVTNFYYSEAVSMDFQNSEHAREEINNYIKAKTHGKFVDLLDSLDEDVMMILTNYVYFKGYWEEPFESYDTRDDDFFVDAEHPVKVKMMYKSTYYNIHRDEKLSCWIVEIPYTGNAAALFVLPDEGSMNHVEDALLQDTVSNWSQSFEGRSVDLYLPKLSISGSYDVKRLFLKMGVTDMFSNNADFSGVAKNTHLKVSKAIHKAKLNINENGTEAAAVTMVEMKVFSAMVTPLEIKFNRPFLMMIFDKTTNSILFMGKVVNPAATED; this is translated from the exons atgaagaccACACTGTATTTGTGTTTGCTTCTTGTTGGACTTCAAGTCCAGGCTCTTCCTAAACCCAACCTCGGCAACGAACATAAACATAAGAATGAGCAACCTCATTCCCTAGGAGATCATTCCCATGTGGAAAGTGAAAACTCGGCTCACATGAAGATAACCCCTAGAAATGCTGAATTTGCATTTAGGTTTTACAAGCAGGTTACAGAAGAGGGAGGTaacaagaacattttcttctctcccttgAGCCTTTCTACTGCCTTTGCAATGCTCTCCCTGGGGGCCAGATCAAACACACTCAGCCAGCTGTACAAATGCCTCTCCTTCAACCTGACAGAGATGGAAGAGCAGGAAATCCATGAGGGCTTCCAGgatctcctccagctgctgaatGACCCTCACAGAGAGATTCAATTGAACATGGGCAATACTCTGTTCATAGATGAGAGACTGAAACTGCAACAAAAATTTTTGGATGATGTCACAAATTTTTATTATTCGGAAGCTGTTTCTATGGATTTCCAAAATTCTGAACATGCTAGAGAGGAAATCAATAACTATATAAAAGCAAAGACCCATGGTAAATTTGTAGACTTACTGGACAGTCTTGATGAAGATGTTATGATGATTCTGACTAACTACGTTTACTTTAAAG GTTACTGGGAAGAACCTTTTGAAAGTTACGACACCAGAGATGATGACTTCTTTGTGGATGCCGAGCATCCTGTTAAGGTTAAAATGATGTATAAAAGTACATACTATAATATCCATAGGGATGAGAAGCTGTCTTGCTGGATAGTAGAAATACCATACACAGGAAATGCTGCTGCCCTTTTTGTTCTGCCTGATGAAGGGAGTATGAACCACGTAGAAGATGCTCTGCTACAAGATACAGTGTCTAATTGGAGCCAGTCATTTGAAGGAAG aagcgtCGACCTGTATCTTCCAAAATTGTCCATCTCTGGCTCCTATGATGTCAAGAGATTGTTTCTGAAAATGGGTGTGACGGACATGTTCAGTAACAATGCTGATTTCTCTGGAGTTGCAAAAAATACCCACCTCAAAGTTTCCAAG GCAATTCACAAGGCCAAGTTGAATATTAATGAGAATGGCACAGAGGCTGCTGCAGTGACAATGGTAGAAATGAAGGTTTTCTCTGCAATGGTTACTCCTCTTGAAATCAAATTCAACAGACCCTTTTTGATGATGATTTTTGACAAAACCACCAACAGTATACTCTTCATGGGGAAAGTTGTGAACCCAGCTGCCACAGAAGACTAG